Proteins from a single region of Gossypium arboreum isolate Shixiya-1 chromosome 1, ASM2569848v2, whole genome shotgun sequence:
- the LOC108480766 gene encoding 28 kDa ribonucleoprotein, chloroplastic, with translation MALLRLPHQFSLFPLQHKPQSISNNFSSIPNISSTCFLPSFSPLTTTLRFKATPFTSFILHFSATTQDPALEAKQEEEEEEEEAFSNTRLIAQNVPWSCTVEDIRSLFEKYGTVVDVELSMHNKTRNRGLAFVSMASPEEALAALNNLESYELEGRTLRLNYAKPKKKKAAPPEKPKPVPAFNLFVANLSYEVRAKHLKEFFSSEGANVVSAEVIFHDSPRKSSGYGFVSFKSKKEADAAMSSFQGKMFMGRPIRVQRSRQFVKVQSDDGSLANNKSTESNNNSKQAAID, from the exons ATGGCTCTGCTTCGTCTTCCCCACCAATTTTCTCTCTTTCCTCTCCAACATAAACCCCAATCCATCTCCAATAACTTTAGCTCCATCCCAAACATTTCTTCCACTTGTTTTCTTCCTTCATTCTCTCCTCTCACTACTACTCTTCGCTTCAAAGCTACACCGTTTACCAGTTTCATCCTCCATTTTTCTGCCACTACCCAAGACCCTGCTTTAGAAGCaaaacaagaagaagaagaagaagaagaagaagcgtTTTCGAATACTAGATTGATTGCCCAGAACGTACCTTGGAGTTGTACCGTTGAAGACATTCGTTCTTTGTTCGAGAAATACGGCACAGTCGTAGATGTTGAG CTTTCTATGCATAACAAGACCAGAAATAGGGGATTGGCATTTGTTTCAATGGCTTCGCCTGAGGAGGCTCTTGCGGCTCTTAATAATCTTGAGTCATAT GAATTAGAGGGTCGTACTTTAAGGCtaaattatgctaaacctaaaaAGAAGAAAGCTGCTCCACCTGAGAAACCCAAGCCAGTGCCAGCATTCAACTTGTTTGTAGCAAATCTTTCATATGAAGTAAGGGCTAAACATCTTAAAGAGTTCTTCAGTTCTGAGGGTGCTAATGTTGTTTCTGCTGAAGTTATATTTCATGATAGTCCAAGAAAGTCATCTGGTTATGGCTTTGTCTCTTTCAAATCCAAGAAAGAAGCCGATGCAGCAATGTCTTCTTTCCAAGGGAAG ATGTTCATGGGAAGACCAATCCGAGTACAACGTAGCAGACAATTCGTGAAAGTTCAATCAGACGACGGTTCCCTGGCCAATAATAAATCGACCGAGTCGAACAATAATTCGAAACAGGCAGCCATAGATTAA